In a genomic window of Nocardia fluminea:
- a CDS encoding type 1 glutamine amidotransferase domain-containing protein, which translates to MAHILFVLTGADHWTLADGTEHPTGYWAEEFTAPYEAFTGAGHTVTVATPNGVVPTVDRSSLAPEVNGGDDGAAAVAAILADASALRSPLSLDKVDLADYDAVFYPGGHGPMQDLAVDPVSGALLSDALASGKPLGVVCHAPAALLATADSGDSPFAGYRLTGFSNAEETQAGFADKAKWLLQDRLVALGADYREGDPWGPHIEVDRNLYTGQNPASAGPLAAEMLTAL; encoded by the coding sequence CTGGACCCTGGCGGACGGCACCGAGCACCCCACCGGGTACTGGGCCGAGGAATTCACCGCACCGTACGAGGCGTTCACCGGCGCAGGCCACACCGTCACCGTGGCGACGCCGAACGGTGTGGTCCCGACCGTCGACCGGTCCAGTCTCGCTCCCGAAGTGAACGGTGGCGACGACGGCGCGGCAGCGGTCGCCGCCATCCTCGCCGACGCCAGCGCGTTGCGCAGCCCACTGTCGCTCGACAAGGTCGACCTCGCCGACTACGACGCCGTTTTCTACCCCGGCGGCCACGGTCCGATGCAGGATCTCGCCGTCGATCCGGTCTCGGGCGCTCTGCTCAGCGACGCCCTCGCCTCCGGCAAGCCGCTCGGCGTCGTCTGCCACGCCCCCGCCGCGCTGCTCGCCACCGCCGACTCGGGCGACTCCCCCTTCGCCGGCTACCGCCTCACCGGGTTCAGCAATGCCGAGGAAACCCAGGCGGGCTTCGCCGACAAGGCGAAGTGGCTGCTCCAGGATCGCCTCGTCGCGCTCGGCGCCGACTACCGCGAAGGCGACCCGTGGGGCCCCCACATCGAGGTGGACCGCAATCTCTACACCGGTCAGAACCCCGCCTCCGCCGGCCCGTTGGCCGCCGAAATGCTCACCGCCCTCTGA